A region from the Egibacteraceae bacterium genome encodes:
- a CDS encoding ArsR family transcriptional regulator — protein MTAREATTLVDLLGDTRASIVDLLRRRAHSVADLAAAMSLSEVAIRRHLQVLERDGLVDAETVRRDGPGRPSARYTLTDRAQRLFPDNSAQLAIELLSYLEEEHGHDALLGFMRWRAARQGGRYATELTGVDSRKGADRLAELLSADGYLADAEQVTDSDGHTRLQLTQGHCAIKEIAEQHPEICAYETQLFSELLGATVSREKTIAGGAPACVCHITDDGK, from the coding sequence GTGACCGCACGCGAAGCCACCACCCTGGTCGACCTGCTGGGCGACACGCGCGCCAGCATCGTTGACCTGTTGCGCCGCCGCGCACACTCGGTGGCGGATCTCGCCGCCGCGATGAGCCTGTCCGAGGTCGCCATCCGGCGCCACCTGCAGGTGCTCGAACGCGACGGCCTCGTGGACGCGGAGACCGTCCGCCGCGATGGTCCCGGCCGCCCGAGCGCCCGCTACACGTTGACCGACCGGGCGCAGCGGCTGTTCCCCGACAACTCCGCCCAGCTGGCGATCGAGCTGCTGTCCTACCTCGAGGAGGAGCACGGGCACGACGCGCTCCTCGGCTTCATGCGGTGGCGTGCCGCCCGCCAGGGTGGGCGCTACGCGACCGAGCTGACCGGCGTCGACTCCCGCAAGGGGGCCGACCGCCTGGCCGAGCTGCTCAGTGCCGACGGCTACCTGGCGGACGCGGAGCAGGTCACCGACAGCGACGGCCATACGAGACTGCAGCTGACGCAGGGGCACTGCGCGATCAAGGAGATCGCCGAGCAGCACCCCGAGATCTGCGCGTACGAGACCCAGCTGTTCAGCGAACTGCTCGGTGCGACGGTGTCGCGCGAGAAGACCATCGCCGGCGGTGCGCCCGCTTGCGTCTGCCACATCACCGACGACGGCAAATAG